The following proteins come from a genomic window of Microbacterium sp. SY138:
- a CDS encoding helix-turn-helix transcriptional regulator produces MRRVRDRIDREYARPLDVEALARGVHMSAGHLSRQFREAYGESPYSYLMTRRIERAMALLRRGDLTVTEVCFEVGCSSLGTFSTRFSELVGVAPSVYRERAASVEGIPSFQAKHVTRPIRNREAPRTDAHLT; encoded by the coding sequence ATGAGGAGAGTCCGAGACCGCATCGACCGGGAGTACGCACGACCACTCGATGTCGAGGCGCTCGCCCGCGGTGTGCATATGTCGGCGGGGCACCTGAGCCGGCAGTTCAGAGAGGCCTACGGCGAGTCTCCCTACTCGTATCTGATGACCCGACGTATCGAGCGGGCGATGGCACTCCTGCGACGCGGAGACCTGACGGTGACGGAGGTGTGCTTCGAAGTGGGCTGCTCCTCGCTCGGCACATTCAGCACGAGATTCTCCGAGCTGGTCGGTGTCGCACCCAGCGTGTACCGTGAACGCGCTGCCAGCGTCGAGGGAATCCCCTCGTTCCAGGCCAAGCACGTGACCAGACCGATCAGGAATCGAGAAGCGCCGCGCACCGATGCGCACCTAACGTGA